The Lycium barbarum isolate Lr01 chromosome 12, ASM1917538v2, whole genome shotgun sequence genome includes a region encoding these proteins:
- the LOC132624390 gene encoding UDP-glycosyltransferase 87A2-like yields the protein MEEMKEKSMLEMEGVFVRVSRTESMQQGEELVHYIPGIKPICVKDLPSVFYGKGIEKLPFVLDAISLLVNKAQYTLLITIEALEPQVIEALQAKFPVPIFTVGPTIPYFDTEFKTNSHNQPSPNYMAWLNDQPKDSVLYISQGSFMSVSNQQLDEIKAGVQSSSIRTFGVARENASLLTDGGENGNRGIVLPWCNQLRVLCHPSVGAFWSHCGWNSTKEGAFAGVPFLTFPIAADQITNSKLIVEDWKIGWRVNNESENLVKRDEIALIVQRFLDLDSYQGREMRRRAMEIRKSCQQAIEGGAIQGNIDRFIRDISQSPRR from the exons atggaggaaatgaaagagaagagTATGCTGGAAATGGAAGGGGTTTTTGTTagggtttcacgcacagaatctatgc AGCAAGGAGAAGAGCTAGTACACTACATTCCTGGGATTAAACCAATTTGCGTGAAGGATCTCCCATCTGTATTCTATGGCAAAGGCATCGAAAAGTTGCCCTTCGTTCTCGACGCTATATCACTATTGGTCAATAAAGCACAATACACCTTGTTAATCACCATCGAAGCATTGGAGCCGCAAGTGATTGAGGCTTTACAAGCTAAATTTCCAGTCCCCATTTTCACAGTTGGTCCAACAATCCCTTACTTTGATACCGAATTCAAAACTAACAGCCATAACCAGCCTAGCCCAAACTATATGGCGTGGCTTAATGATCAACCTAAGGACTCTGTTCTATACATATCCCAAGGAAGTTTCATGTCAGTATCAAACCAACAGTTAGATGAAATTAAAGCTGGCGTGCAAAGCAGCAGTATCCGGACGTTTGGGGTGGCACGTGAGAATGCTTCCCTACTCACAGATGGAGGTGAAAACGGGAACAGGGGAATTGTGCTGCCTTGGTGCAACCAATTGAGAGTTTTGTGCCATCCTAGTGTAGGTGCATTTTGGTCGCATTGTGGATGGAATTCAACCAAGGAAGGTGCATTTGCCGGTGTTCCATTTCTTACATTCCCAATTGCCGCTGATCAAATTACGAACAGTAAGCTAATAGTGGAGGACTGGAAGATTGGCTGGAGGGTCAATAACGAAAGCGAGAACCTGGTTAAGAGAGATGAAATTGCTCTAATTGTTCAGAGGTTTTTGGACCTCGACAGCTACCAAGGAAGAGAAATGAGGAGAAGAGCAATGGAAATAAGGAAAAGTTGTCAACAAGCAATTGAAGGTGGAGCCATCCAAGGAAATATTGACAGGTTTATTCGGGATATTTCTCAGAGCCCAAGGAGATAG